A portion of the Verrucomicrobiia bacterium genome contains these proteins:
- a CDS encoding helix-turn-helix domain-containing protein encodes MSPQEHQPEANSLAAGAGASGLRAFLREIAAVALKLKQVTRSAGIQDAPGAGLGILELLNAHGPQTVPQLGRLRLTSRQNIQILVNRLAAEGYLELTHNPMHKRSPLVALSEQGVLALAASAQYEGEWLAALSSQIPDNEMAAACRVLTDLRRLLTTQTREANGQGRKDSESGQEKHSASRKDMTASEDRFSDENRAGNELPINLL; translated from the coding sequence TTGAGCCCACAAGAGCACCAGCCCGAGGCTAACAGTCTTGCGGCGGGAGCAGGCGCGAGTGGGTTGCGGGCGTTTTTGAGAGAAATCGCCGCGGTGGCGCTCAAGCTCAAGCAGGTGACCAGGTCCGCAGGAATCCAGGACGCCCCGGGCGCTGGCCTGGGCATTCTGGAATTGCTCAACGCGCATGGACCCCAAACCGTGCCGCAGCTTGGCCGGCTCCGATTGACTTCGCGTCAGAACATTCAAATCCTCGTCAACCGGTTGGCCGCCGAGGGTTATTTGGAATTAACCCATAATCCTATGCACAAAAGGTCTCCCCTGGTGGCCCTCAGTGAGCAGGGCGTGTTAGCACTTGCGGCCTCAGCGCAATATGAGGGCGAATGGCTGGCGGCCCTGTCGAGCCAAATACCGGACAACGAAATGGCCGCCGCCTGCCGGGTCCTGACAGACCTTCGTCGGCTCCTGACAACTCAAACCCGAGAAGCGAATGGCCAGGGGCGGAAAGACTCTGAATCTGGCCAGGAAAAGCACAGTGCCAGCCGTAAGGACATGACAGCATCAGAAGACCGCTTTTCTGACGAGAACCGGGCCGGGAACGAGCTGCCGATCAATCTGCTTTAA
- a CDS encoding PEP-CTERM sorting domain-containing protein, with amino-acid sequence MLLTALGQNFSDLDFEGIGASSIPSDGIWLGWSLAAPGWQHAEGGDSVFVYHHNPPQASIAQYYFLVDSSSTLWSPLAGNYSLALVSGHFNRYDPNSPWVNASISEQGVIPSDAKSFHMLAAGDFTLSIDSSVIPMTSMGGDLYSGDISAFDGQFATVQIENDSMQTQQPLIVDNLGFSPQPVPEPSSVGLISLGLGALALGLRRRVQSTLD; translated from the coding sequence ATGCTCCTGACCGCTCTGGGCCAGAATTTCAGCGACTTGGATTTTGAAGGGATAGGGGCTTCGTCCATCCCATCGGATGGTATCTGGCTGGGTTGGAGTCTGGCAGCGCCGGGTTGGCAGCATGCCGAGGGGGGGGACTCGGTCTTTGTGTATCACCATAATCCTCCTCAGGCGAGCATCGCCCAATACTATTTCCTGGTGGACTCCTCATCGACTCTTTGGTCGCCGTTGGCGGGGAATTACTCGCTGGCTTTAGTGAGCGGCCATTTCAACCGGTATGATCCGAACTCACCCTGGGTCAACGCCTCCATCTCGGAGCAGGGCGTGATTCCAAGCGACGCGAAATCGTTCCACATGCTTGCAGCCGGGGACTTCACCCTCAGCATCGATTCCAGCGTCATTCCTATGACCTCCATGGGCGGAGACCTGTACAGCGGGGACATCTCAGCCTTTGATGGGCAATTTGCCACCGTGCAAATCGAGAACGATTCGATGCAAACCCAACAGCCGTTGATCGTGGATAACCTGGGTTTTTCACCTCAACCGGTGCCAGAGCCTTCCTCAGTTGGGCTGATCAGCCTGGGATTGGGCGCCTTGGCCCTGGGACTGCGGCGCCGGGTGCAATCAACGCTGGATTAG